A single genomic interval of Zobellia nedashkovskayae harbors:
- a CDS encoding glycoside hydrolase family protein: MKKLYIIAAFVTACLFFSCKSEKKSSSETTMANNEVSATKAVPDYKIEFGKVSPESIFRNDSLSIWGGSMVKGEDGLYHMFYSRWPKNIGWEWVNYSVIAHAVSESPFGPFEHKDFALPDRGTEFWDGSTTHNPTVHKFNGKYYLYYMGNTGDKKIVSVPGKPKINWVHRNNQRIGVAVADSPNGPWKRFDKPVLDIAPNEDALDALMTSNPSVCQMTDGKILMVYKAVGKKDPLPGGGPVVHMVAIADSPTGPFKKYPDPVFTFEGERFPAEDPYIWYQDGKYRAIVKRIKHEGKTREFSLVHYDSEDGIHWNTAKNFEISKRIVEWENGRKQQFEHLERPQVYMENGEPIALLCAADTLDANGIRESFNIQIPLKVEKIAN, encoded by the coding sequence ATGAAAAAACTATATATAATCGCGGCCTTCGTGACTGCCTGCTTGTTCTTTTCTTGCAAAAGCGAAAAAAAATCCAGTTCGGAAACTACTATGGCAAATAATGAAGTGTCCGCTACCAAAGCAGTTCCCGACTACAAAATAGAATTCGGAAAAGTTTCACCGGAGTCCATATTCAGGAATGACAGTCTCAGTATTTGGGGCGGTTCTATGGTAAAAGGCGAAGACGGACTTTACCACATGTTTTACTCCCGATGGCCTAAAAATATTGGTTGGGAATGGGTAAACTATTCCGTAATCGCCCATGCGGTATCAGAATCGCCCTTTGGTCCATTTGAGCATAAAGATTTTGCCTTACCGGACCGTGGTACAGAATTCTGGGATGGTTCTACGACCCATAACCCAACTGTGCATAAGTTCAACGGAAAATATTATCTGTATTATATGGGTAATACAGGAGATAAGAAAATTGTAAGTGTTCCCGGTAAACCCAAGATTAACTGGGTACACCGTAATAACCAGCGTATAGGCGTAGCTGTAGCGGATTCACCCAACGGACCATGGAAGCGATTTGACAAACCTGTTTTAGATATCGCACCTAACGAAGATGCCCTAGATGCTTTAATGACTTCTAATCCTTCCGTATGTCAAATGACAGATGGTAAAATCTTGATGGTGTATAAGGCTGTGGGTAAAAAAGACCCACTTCCAGGAGGTGGACCCGTTGTTCATATGGTGGCCATTGCAGATTCTCCTACTGGTCCATTTAAGAAATACCCGGATCCCGTTTTTACTTTTGAAGGTGAACGTTTCCCTGCCGAAGACCCCTACATTTGGTACCAAGATGGTAAATACAGAGCCATAGTAAAACGTATAAAACACGAAGGTAAAACTCGCGAATTCTCTTTGGTACATTATGATTCTGAAGATGGGATACATTGGAATACCGCTAAGAATTTTGAAATCTCAAAACGTATTGTTGAATGGGAAAATGGAAGAAAACAACAATTTGAACATTTAGAACGACCACAAGTGTACATGGAAAATGGTGAACCAATAGCGCTTCTATGTGCTGCAGACACCCTTGATGCCAATGGTATACGTGAATCTTTCAATATACAGATTCCGTTGAAAGTTGAAAAAATAGCTAACTAA
- a CDS encoding glycoside hydrolase family 117 protein produces the protein MNINPFLKCSALSILMASALIACSDQKTEVKSASTEGSTPKEHQVFPHKMPSEKPDMPLSAAAERMFNYPTPRVQDNELFSQFKYTRLKGFDYHNGDGTVSRRDPSRPILVDGKYYLYYTKRDTKVPPIGWNRADEATDEIPSTDWDLCDIWYATSEDGTTWKEEGVAIGRPEKPKAGWRSVATPDILIWKGKYYLYYQAFNEPSGLRGDWCPVSVSSADSPSGPWTHGGDSVIPFGKKGEWDQDATHDPQPIVYKGKIHLYYKAAYNKWPDIRDKYAVGHGLAIATDPLGPFEKHPLNPVMTSGHETTYFPFKEGVATLAIKDGNERYTMQYAKDGVNFEIASVVSLAPTAAAPFAADAFTDSGDGRGVSWGLCHFTNASNTPKKGYSIMARFDCDLSLDVDEPSYKKTGVWHKPEVYFAQAPKQNKNPEGR, from the coding sequence ATGAATATCAATCCTTTTCTTAAGTGTTCCGCACTGAGCATTCTAATGGCTAGTGCACTTATCGCTTGTTCAGACCAAAAAACGGAAGTTAAGTCGGCTTCAACGGAAGGTTCAACACCAAAGGAACACCAAGTTTTTCCTCATAAAATGCCTTCCGAAAAACCTGATATGCCATTAAGCGCAGCAGCAGAACGTATGTTCAACTATCCTACGCCACGCGTTCAGGATAACGAGCTTTTTTCTCAATTTAAATACACTCGTTTAAAAGGATTTGATTATCACAACGGAGATGGAACTGTTTCTAGACGTGATCCTTCCAGACCAATTTTGGTAGACGGAAAATACTATTTGTATTATACAAAAAGAGATACCAAAGTACCACCAATTGGTTGGAACCGCGCTGATGAAGCTACGGATGAAATTCCATCTACGGATTGGGATTTGTGTGATATTTGGTATGCTACCAGTGAAGACGGAACCACATGGAAAGAAGAAGGCGTAGCCATTGGAAGACCAGAAAAACCAAAAGCCGGATGGCGTTCAGTAGCCACACCGGATATTTTGATATGGAAAGGAAAATACTATTTATACTATCAGGCTTTTAATGAGCCTAGTGGATTACGAGGAGATTGGTGTCCAGTATCCGTCTCGTCCGCAGACTCACCGAGTGGCCCTTGGACACATGGAGGTGACTCGGTAATTCCCTTTGGAAAAAAAGGAGAATGGGATCAAGACGCTACGCATGACCCACAACCCATTGTTTACAAAGGAAAAATTCACTTATACTATAAAGCAGCTTATAACAAATGGCCTGACATTCGCGATAAATATGCAGTTGGCCATGGTCTAGCTATTGCCACTGACCCTTTAGGTCCATTTGAAAAACACCCTTTAAACCCGGTGATGACTTCTGGGCATGAGACCACCTACTTTCCGTTTAAAGAAGGTGTGGCAACGTTGGCGATAAAAGATGGTAACGAAAGGTACACTATGCAATATGCAAAAGACGGTGTTAATTTTGAAATTGCTTCTGTGGTATCATTAGCACCTACTGCAGCAGCTCCTTTTGCTGCAGATGCCTTTACGGATTCAGGTGATGGAAGAGGAGTTTCTTGGGGGCTTTGCCATTTTACCAATGCCAGTAATACGCCTAAAAAAGGATATTCCATTATGGCCAGATTTGATTGCGACTTGAGCCTAGACGTTGATGAACCTTCGTATAAAAAAACAGGTGTATGGCACAAACCTGAAGTTTATTTTGCACAGGCACCCAAACAAAATAAGAACCCAGAAGGGCGATAA
- a CDS encoding glycoside hydrolase family 2 TIM barrel-domain containing protein — MNLKHLAFRILFLVVGICCAQTEKNKPSSEEQFLLSGDWKFHAIYGEGSNYIDISATAEDIVIDNTDQTQVTVQGEWNTKTEGERGSGFFGENYLQRDFKTGESEGNYVRYSPDLLQSGLYEAFVRFPFASHLTAEVNVKHANGTAPSYFNQRNRCDQWLSLGVFSFNTSDDNFIEVTAITGSSVAADAVMFRPVSKDKMDASVTEKATIFQSDFDDSNWNDLSVPGHWGMLNEFSNYTGKGWYRKNFNLPKNWKANTKERVRLKFDAVYHIAKVFLNGELVGSHQGGFTPFEFDVTDKLNFNGQNVLAVEADNNALVGATWNWGGIIRDVHLVKNNDVRISYQYIHADPDLKRGSANLQLKIRVKNSSAQKRTILLASTIDEASMPDLQHTITIPANSTKEVQLATTLSANDVKLWHFDTPNLYHITTTATENEQVLDTQKDRFGIRKIELTDSQLILNGEPVRLAGFNRVSDHRYWGSSEPQYLINKDVDLMKNAGANFMRIMHGTQNKKLIERCDEKGILIFEEVNVRELTNPEFTPPHYPLAKQWLKEMIERDINHPSIIGWSVGNELKDHFDYAKLTIDYVKNELDPHRLVTCVSNSGWKDSATPENDPNSLVDIIMHNLYPFQGKPDEVFKTLRSKWPNKPVFISEYGIKPMATTSLDGDIPEISEWNTSLRGKSPFVIGASLWTFNDYRSGYAATSPEENRVWGLVNTWRQKRKLYNRIENEHSPIQQIKVSDLDARKGNAKIIITPKNSGDYPSYSLKNHLLVWSVHDSKGDTLAKKTIEMPVLKPGAGPTENNIDWKPYLSDISSLHVNLVSPNGYNRFHKSLAIAVPEQPSISKIESGNTSVRIHFNSVFGADAYHIIHQNTSGELVKSEKTTANFLEIENLENGKEYIFQLIATNEKGISKPSETRTGSPSGKELPPVIWDAFLVGDKLVVGYSGKTDDTSYVVRYGTRSSYLPFKNATRTRGMTVIDFEGDDPHFVSIMKKTKNGESEWSKPRYVYTLRNINRKQL; from the coding sequence TTATATTGATATTTCCGCAACTGCCGAAGATATCGTAATAGATAACACAGATCAAACTCAGGTTACGGTACAGGGTGAATGGAACACAAAAACAGAAGGAGAACGTGGCTCCGGTTTTTTTGGTGAAAATTACTTACAAAGGGATTTTAAGACAGGGGAATCCGAAGGTAATTATGTTCGTTATAGCCCAGATTTATTACAATCTGGACTATACGAAGCTTTTGTTCGTTTTCCGTTTGCATCACATTTAACGGCAGAAGTGAATGTTAAACATGCCAACGGGACCGCTCCTTCTTATTTCAACCAACGTAATCGGTGTGACCAATGGTTGAGTTTGGGTGTTTTCAGTTTCAATACTTCTGATGATAATTTTATTGAAGTAACTGCAATTACAGGTAGTTCTGTGGCGGCGGATGCCGTGATGTTCAGACCAGTTTCTAAGGATAAAATGGACGCTTCCGTTACTGAGAAAGCGACTATATTTCAATCGGATTTTGATGATTCTAACTGGAATGACTTGAGCGTTCCGGGACATTGGGGAATGCTTAATGAATTTTCAAACTACACAGGAAAGGGTTGGTACCGCAAAAACTTCAATCTTCCTAAAAACTGGAAAGCGAACACAAAAGAAAGAGTGCGCCTTAAGTTTGACGCCGTTTACCACATTGCCAAAGTCTTTTTAAACGGAGAACTGGTGGGCAGTCACCAAGGTGGCTTTACCCCCTTTGAATTTGATGTAACCGATAAACTGAATTTTAACGGGCAGAATGTTTTGGCCGTAGAGGCAGACAACAACGCGTTAGTAGGTGCTACTTGGAACTGGGGCGGAATTATCCGAGATGTCCATCTAGTCAAAAATAATGATGTTCGCATCAGTTATCAGTATATTCATGCAGACCCTGACCTAAAAAGAGGTTCGGCCAATTTGCAACTTAAAATCCGCGTTAAAAATTCATCGGCACAAAAGAGAACTATATTACTAGCTTCTACAATTGACGAAGCATCTATGCCCGACTTACAGCATACAATTACCATACCTGCAAACAGCACAAAAGAAGTTCAATTAGCAACTACATTGTCTGCAAACGATGTTAAATTATGGCATTTTGATACGCCCAATTTATATCACATTACAACTACCGCTACCGAAAACGAGCAAGTCTTAGATACTCAGAAAGACCGTTTTGGAATTAGAAAAATAGAATTGACAGATTCTCAATTAATTCTAAATGGAGAACCTGTACGTCTAGCTGGTTTTAACCGCGTGAGCGACCATAGGTATTGGGGCTCTTCTGAACCGCAATATTTAATTAATAAAGATGTGGACCTCATGAAAAATGCTGGTGCCAATTTTATGCGAATCATGCACGGTACACAGAATAAAAAATTGATTGAACGCTGTGATGAAAAAGGGATTCTAATCTTTGAGGAAGTCAATGTACGTGAGCTTACCAATCCTGAGTTTACACCTCCGCACTACCCTTTGGCCAAACAATGGTTGAAAGAGATGATTGAAAGAGATATTAACCATCCCAGTATTATTGGATGGAGCGTGGGCAATGAACTAAAAGACCATTTTGATTATGCCAAATTGACGATTGATTATGTCAAAAATGAACTGGACCCACATCGTCTGGTTACTTGTGTGAGCAATAGCGGTTGGAAAGATTCGGCTACTCCTGAGAACGACCCCAATAGTTTAGTGGATATCATTATGCACAATCTATATCCGTTTCAAGGCAAGCCAGATGAAGTATTTAAAACCTTGCGTTCTAAATGGCCCAACAAACCAGTTTTCATCTCGGAATATGGTATAAAACCTATGGCTACTACTTCGCTGGATGGTGATATTCCAGAAATATCGGAATGGAACACAAGTCTACGAGGCAAGAGTCCTTTTGTAATTGGAGCATCCTTATGGACATTCAATGACTACCGAAGTGGTTATGCTGCTACCTCACCAGAGGAAAACCGAGTTTGGGGACTTGTAAATACCTGGCGCCAAAAGCGAAAATTATATAATCGAATAGAAAATGAACATAGCCCTATTCAACAAATTAAAGTATCAGATTTAGATGCAAGAAAAGGAAATGCAAAGATAATAATTACTCCTAAAAACTCAGGAGACTACCCTAGCTATAGTTTAAAAAATCACCTTTTAGTATGGTCTGTCCATGATTCAAAAGGAGACACATTGGCTAAAAAAACTATAGAAATGCCGGTATTAAAACCGGGAGCTGGTCCAACAGAAAATAATATTGACTGGAAACCATACTTAAGTGACATCTCTAGCTTACATGTAAATCTGGTTTCGCCAAATGGCTACAATCGGTTCCACAAAAGTTTGGCTATTGCTGTTCCTGAACAACCTTCCATTTCTAAAATTGAGTCCGGAAATACATCGGTTCGGATTCATTTTAATTCTGTATTTGGTGCGGACGCCTATCATATTATTCATCAAAACACCAGTGGTGAGCTCGTGAAATCTGAAAAAACTACAGCCAATTTCTTAGAAATTGAAAACTTGGAAAACGGAAAAGAATATATTTTTCAGCTCATTGCTACAAATGAAAAAGGTATAAGTAAACCTTCCGAAACACGAACCGGAAGCCCCAGCGGCAAAGAGCTTCCGCCCGTAATCTGGGATGCTTTTCTAGTTGGGGATAAACTTGTAGTTGGTTATTCTGGTAAGACAGATGACACGAGTTATGTGGTACGATATGGTACGCGTTCAAGTTATCTTCCTTTCAAGAATGCGACCAGAACACGAGGTATGACGGTAATCGATTTTGAAGGTGATGACCCACATTTTGTAAGCATCATGAAAAAAACCAAAAACGGAGAAAGTGAATGGTCTAAACCAAGGTATGTGTACACATTGAGAAATATTAATAGAAAACAACTCTGA